The following are from one region of the Methanospirillum hungatei genome:
- the endA gene encoding tRNA-intron lyase → MKARIEDNKVLLGSEGYALYEQSGFGRPQKDGLRLSPVEALYLVYRGRIEIPGFDFDSLLVRFSEDAHMIRSFLVYRDIRERGYVVQTGPHDFRVFKRGEKPGKGESQYMVRVLSERDLIDFAVVQNEVKTTLNMRKQHVLAVVDDEFEITYYEVKIQKLPSLEVTPDPKPAVGILSSISVIITADADLGYDQAFYGKRLDEARIVLATVEATYLMEQGLVTIHQGEEILTPDGYCTLIRDSDPELDKKIAVYRHLRTLQYIPKTGYKFGHHFRVYSGRKIHSEMLVQAIDKGETLPMNSISRSVRMAHSVKKKMLFAGIHDEGIVFIEFARIKL, encoded by the coding sequence GTGAAGGCACGGATAGAAGATAATAAAGTCCTTCTTGGATCGGAGGGATATGCCCTCTATGAACAGAGCGGATTTGGAAGACCGCAAAAGGACGGGCTCCGTCTCTCTCCGGTAGAAGCACTCTATCTCGTGTACCGGGGAAGAATTGAGATCCCTGGGTTTGATTTTGATTCACTTCTGGTTAGGTTTTCTGAAGATGCCCATATGATCAGATCTTTTCTGGTGTATCGTGACATTCGGGAACGTGGCTATGTGGTTCAGACAGGTCCACATGATTTCCGGGTGTTTAAAAGAGGCGAAAAACCAGGAAAAGGCGAGTCACAATACATGGTCAGAGTGCTTTCCGAACGTGATCTAATTGATTTTGCCGTAGTTCAGAATGAGGTAAAAACCACACTGAATATGAGAAAGCAACACGTACTCGCCGTGGTCGATGATGAATTTGAGATAACGTACTATGAAGTAAAAATACAGAAACTCCCAAGCCTTGAAGTAACACCTGACCCAAAGCCGGCTGTTGGAATTCTTTCAAGTATATCTGTTATCATAACCGCAGATGCAGATCTCGGTTATGATCAGGCATTTTATGGAAAAAGACTTGATGAAGCAAGGATTGTCCTTGCAACGGTTGAAGCAACCTACCTGATGGAGCAGGGTCTTGTGACGATTCATCAGGGTGAGGAGATATTAACCCCTGACGGGTATTGCACCCTGATCCGTGATTCAGATCCTGAACTTGACAAAAAAATTGCTGTGTACCGCCATTTGCGGACACTCCAGTATATTCCAAAGACCGGGTATAAGTTTGGGCATCATTTCCGTGTTTATTCCGGAAGAAAAATCCATTCAGAGATGCTCGTTCAGGCAATCGACAAGGGTGAAACCCTTCCCATGAATAGTATATCACGGTCTGTACGGATGGCACATAGTGTCAAAAAGAAGATGTTATTTGCCGGTATACATGATGAGGGCATTGTCTTCATAGAATTTGCACGAATAAAACTCTAG
- a CDS encoding PAS domain S-box protein, translated as MSTGSYEEQVHSLLCSNREGLTIEEVSRLLHITRTTAARYLESLFHAGRAERRSLGPAKIYRASFRVSSSEILAVLDEGVLIISHDGTITDVNPAFCEMLFTSCDTLKGRSIRYSPLAAIFSEEIQKVLLEPPLQAIEGILHLSGQMREKFLRYRIFAIQLVGDERGSVMILQDQTEIQSSKEQAKSLASEYEHQISLIHSDLTNNLEKAKSTVREVSSRERAIRDLLQNVRAVILKVNSAGKVVFCNHYASEIVHLHDGEQDHPALLHTLFPHLDEQGIVITDKIDLVRNGISDFSSWDSSLIIENQISSQIYSWNLIRLRKGKNGASMILAGFDITDLITRERQVVQSQKRMEWILDHLPDPTFAVDKNKLIILWNKQLENMAGLQSEETIGKSIDLFVPAIYGYSRPVLADLIFNRYDPSINAFFKNIVQEGEALTAETIAYRQDGSKRIYWVKVTPYYTETGELSGAIQSLRDITSFRENEAKIRDEEELLRGIAEHVLDDIMVINRAGMILYANPSLGRLIGTSPENLIGVHISEAQEIRKIFPTCDRFKSVFLSGIPLHELFTITHDGVEMLMDAMFIPEKDNAGLISAILIVLRNVTSLRDEIYSLQHRITGFIES; from the coding sequence TTGTCTACAGGATCATATGAAGAACAGGTCCACTCTCTGTTATGCTCAAATAGAGAAGGGTTGACAATCGAGGAAGTATCACGGTTATTGCATATAACCCGGACAACTGCGGCCCGGTATCTTGAGTCTCTTTTCCACGCTGGAAGGGCTGAGCGACGGTCTCTTGGACCTGCAAAAATATATCGTGCATCGTTCCGGGTTTCGAGCTCAGAAATTCTCGCTGTCCTTGATGAAGGAGTTCTCATCATTAGTCATGATGGAACAATCACTGATGTAAATCCAGCATTTTGTGAAATGCTTTTTACTTCTTGTGATACGTTGAAAGGCAGATCAATCAGATACTCTCCATTGGCTGCTATCTTTTCTGAGGAAATTCAAAAAGTACTCCTGGAACCTCCTTTACAGGCTATTGAGGGCATTTTACATCTTTCAGGACAAATGAGGGAAAAATTCCTGCGTTATCGTATATTTGCAATTCAATTGGTGGGGGATGAACGTGGATCAGTGATGATCCTTCAGGATCAAACTGAAATCCAATCAAGTAAAGAGCAGGCAAAGAGTCTTGCATCCGAGTATGAACATCAGATCTCTCTTATTCACTCTGATTTGACGAACAATCTGGAAAAAGCAAAAAGCACAGTTCGGGAGGTATCAAGTCGTGAACGAGCAATCCGTGATCTCCTGCAGAATGTTCGCGCTGTGATTCTGAAGGTAAACTCTGCCGGAAAAGTTGTTTTTTGTAATCATTATGCATCAGAGATTGTTCATCTCCATGATGGGGAGCAAGACCATCCGGCTCTATTACATACTTTGTTTCCTCATCTGGATGAACAGGGGATAGTAATTACTGATAAAATTGACCTTGTCCGAAATGGTATTTCTGATTTTTCAAGTTGGGATTCATCACTCATCATAGAAAATCAGATCTCCTCACAGATTTATTCCTGGAATCTGATACGACTCCGGAAAGGGAAGAATGGTGCTTCAATGATTCTCGCCGGATTTGATATAACAGATCTAATCACCCGTGAACGGCAGGTTGTCCAGTCGCAAAAGAGAATGGAGTGGATTTTAGATCATCTTCCTGATCCAACATTTGCCGTTGATAAGAATAAACTGATAATACTTTGGAATAAGCAACTCGAGAATATGGCCGGTCTTCAATCAGAGGAGACAATTGGAAAATCTATTGATCTTTTTGTACCAGCAATATATGGATATAGTCGCCCTGTCCTTGCAGATCTGATATTTAACAGGTATGATCCGTCAATAAATGCATTTTTTAAAAACATTGTCCAGGAAGGGGAAGCTCTTACTGCAGAGACCATCGCATACAGGCAGGATGGGAGTAAGCGGATTTACTGGGTCAAGGTTACACCATACTACACAGAGACAGGTGAACTCTCTGGAGCTATCCAGTCACTTCGTGATATTACCTCTTTCAGGGAGAATGAAGCAAAAATCAGGGATGAAGAGGAATTACTCCGAGGTATTGCTGAGCATGTTCTGGATGATATTATGGTCATCAACCGGGCGGGTATGATATTGTATGCAAATCCATCCCTGGGAAGGTTAATTGGGACCAGTCCTGAGAATCTTATCGGGGTGCACATAAGCGAGGCCCAAGAAATCCGTAAGATTTTTCCTACCTGTGATCGATTTAAGTCTGTTTTTTTGTCTGGAATACCTCTACATGAACTTTTCACTATTACTCATGATGGGGTAGAGATGCTCATGGATGCTATGTTCATTCCAGAGAAAGATAACGCAGGCCTCATCTCTGCAATTCTCATCGTGCTTCGAAATGTTACATCACTTCGGGATGAAATATACAGTCTGCAACATCGTATAACTGGATTTATCGAATCATAA